The genome window atatttagatagatacgtatttttattttttattttaatcaattcTTGAGACAATTATCAATTGATACAAAAGATGATACGTGTATTTTTATGATTGTGTAAGAAAAATTAATTATAGACCAGTGAACATCAACAAATTAATTTCTGTCATTTTTGATATGATTTGCAGCTACCGAATTTAACTTGAGTGGTATTCTTATGATTTTTAAGGAATGTTATCTACTCtttagaaatatattatttataaataacttttGTATCTAGAGCATAATCATTTTGTCAGTGCCTTAGTGTAAGGTTTGAATTAGACAAGCTGACCGTAAAATTTTAGTTAATATCTGGCGGAAGAAAGGCAAAAATTTGGACTGTGTCGTCCCGCGCCCTCGCGGCCGCAGCCATGGTACAATTCAAATTGATAAGCCGAAGTTGTAGCGTAGCTTAAACCTggataattttagtttagtGGAACATAGAAATGTGATAAAATCTTCGGAATACTCCCGTCTTCTCGGAAACAGTTCAATCTTTTCTTCCGTCCACCGCCTGTAAGTGCTTAGTAGCATTTTTGATAAGCATATTGTATATGTCTGGGGCCGTTCTGAGTTGCGACTCCGTGAGCCTCCTCTACTAAATGTAGTGTATGATGCGAAATATTTTGAACACATCATATTCTTTGCACTGTCctaaaaaataactgttgtaatagaaacataatataatatatctcgatcgaatttaaactgttaggTATGAATCATACTATTAATATTATTCAAACTCCAACCAAGGCTCTCCGAAAAATACGCcagttaaaccgtaaaattagtttaatttatctcgataatgaaaaaataactAAACCAGTTTCACCTCCATACGTCAATTGTTGAAATATAAACATGAGATCATTAAAATAAGTTGGTGTGCAATATTTTTGATTAAACTTTTTTATCCTCCACTGGTTCTACAGTGCAAAGAAATGAATCTTGAAATTGGTGACCGACGCTTGTTTTTAgacaattttaaattgaaaagtatGATATGTTTAATTATGAGTTTGTTACAgtccaatattttaattataatcagCGTGTCAAATGTCCTGAATATTGAAATAGcattatattataatgtattatggaatctatagttcgttttttttagcattagaaataaggtttaataatcttgatgtgtcttttaattgaaaaacacattttaaaaataagttacggcaaatatgtaacaattatgaatctaatacgatcatttatattcttctgctttcataagtaatagtttttgatttttaaaaagcgtttttcaattaaaagacatgtcaagatcgcttaccttcttgcaagttctctctaatgctaaaaaaacgaactataatttgtaaaatagatAAGCctctttgtataataattaatatattagtTAAAGACATtacgaataataataatttgtttcTTATTGTGTACGACTATACGTATTATCAACGACAAGTTCCTAAATAAACACTAAAGTTATGTTACGGGCGTTAGGCGAATGATGGACTAAATAtagtagtatgattctctctgtctatgttcgaaatgagacagtcctagTTAATCAATTCCATGAGCACATGAGAGAGTTACATGCACTCTGTGCAAGACCATTTGATGTTCTATCTATGATCACCAAATGATCACAGAAtgatatatatagctggtcaaccaaatcttgtcagtaaaaaaaggcgcgaaattcaaattttctatgggacgatatcccttcgcgcctacgtttttcaaatttgccgcctttttctactgacaagactgCTTCAccatctatagtttgtcaaaggactgtctcatttcaaacttaGACAGCGAGAATCATACTACTAGTACCGTAAAGAAAAGGAtgaagtatagtttttttttgttgttatttactgacaaattggtttgaccaactatataagtttaaaacatgaatctagtattaaactggattgggtatgagtggtggggatagctgacagaacgggatagtcttatgtatctttcagtaggagtagcagccaaagcgctattattgtttgtccttgtcacagtctcacattttttttattccccgccataaattagtatggattatggtgggcaacaaataaattcgaccaatcatagcgtcgcattgcgtatgttttgtccctcacggaggcacgcgtagaccactgcCATAAGATGCTACCTtgtatggtttaaaataatattaaggccccagtacacaatgggccatcgccggccactccaaggtagactgagatagcaatatcacttgctccctcaacgcataaatgcgtcccttggagtggccggcgatggcccattgtgtactggggcctttatagTTTGGCCAGGTAATGATATTAagctggccacacacactaggttttgcgtaccggttttgcttgtgcaagcaaaaccaacaggcacgaccgagttccatagggcacacacacgtaacgacaaacctgcacaaactctcagttcaaaccatcatggcaccggtagcggtggttgacgtcgacgcaatagcgctattaggtttatatttcgtcagccatacacgcatacaaaccatgaatccactccacacttaaaaaataataaaactggccaagtgcgagtgggactcgcgcacgaagggtaccgtaccatctctatatataaaattgaaaaaccagaacgggataaaaaaacgagggaagaagcgagatggcgccttacaaatttctaaaaaagtttttgacacgTTTCTCGATTACGACGCACGTATGAtaagaaaaaactgtttaaatctattatctaaatatGAGAATAGAACTAGAACATAAAAACTATCGCTTTCGCTGCGTATTTAATTTTCAATAAGCAAAATAAATTTTCATAACAATCTTAATTTTACGACGATCGGCTATTTCTCGGCTACTCTCGGTTGGTTTCGtttcaaagtaaaataaaaagtgctgTCAATGTCAAGCCTTTGCCCATACGAGTGACTTATGACACGTAGGTATTATCAAAATTACTAATTTGTAttatgttgttttaaatttcttttGAGTTATATTATTTAGATTGACTTTCACGGCTTCGGCAAACATTGCCATTCGTTCGGGGAACGGGCTGCCGAAAAGGGCCAAAAATACAAAGTTgatagtaaaattaatattttaatatgaagCCCATCAGACCCATCAGTTCAAGGCATGGTGCCCGTAATAATGTGtattgataataatgataattacgACGATACGACTCGACCGGGTAAGATTTTTCTTCTTGCtgaacagtcaccatcagatatatcggagcgacctaGGTATTCACAAATACCTATCTGaacaatgtaaattataatgtagTTAAAGTGCATATTCAGATATTTACGAGCGACCTGAGTGGCTCCGATATATATCTACCTAATGGCGACTACACATTCATGAAGCCAATgtatagtcagcatcaaatagatagtgacggctAAAGTAGTCAAATATATCGTAATGTAACTTTGTTgccatagaaataaggatgtgttccgATATATTTGGGCATTGGGCAGACCAAAGCGGCTAAACTTCACTAGCTCGGACACAGAGAGAATGGGAGAGGATCGTGCCGTGAAGAGAGCGTACTTGAGAAAACGAAATGGGAGACGCCCCGCCCGATTGGACGTCCTAGGTACCGCTGAAACGACGTAGTTGCTCAAGACCTGCTCAATTTCGGCCATAGCGACGGGCGCGAGCTATCGCAAGACCGAGAAACATGGCGTGATCTGGTGTCGGAGACCAGGACTCACTTTTGGTCGTTGCGTCACCGTAGTaagtaatgttaatatccagaaagGAAAATGGGGATTACCTACATTTGTTAGGAAAGGCGATTTATGGACGGTGGTCGTCCACATTCGTCTTAAGGAGGAAATTAATCTAATATAACGATTTTGCAGCTgggcttataaaaataaataataattttatgttaaagaagtttttaataaatacctacctaagtagatgaaaaaatacaatcttGCTTTTTATCAAATCACAatcttttatcatttattgagAAATTTGCGAATTAAGTTATTCAAATAACGGTTATAAATATAAGAAGTCCCTATCACACTTATGAACCCTGGCATGTGTTGAATACATAATAAAGTCGGTATTTAACTAAACACAAGACGAACTCTTTATTTCATTTACGCGAGCAGAGCCGCGGGCCCGTCTagttatctataaaaacggaaaaaaaaatcatgggagccccactccgactcgcacttggccggtttttttgtatttgttgaactagaggcaacagaaatagatcatctgtgaacattttaacagtctaactagcatagttcatgagatacagcctagtgacagacggacggacggacagtggagtcttagtaaagagtcgcgttttaccctttggttacggaaccctaaatatctactaaaaatcctgtacaattgcatttcgtttgcgagacgacattgttgcacagtgacgtgcgacctatcccctcggcaatcactggataactgaagcctatcaagcctgccagccacacacgttcagttatgcctgcgcaagcgaagtgcgcaagcacaaccgacaggcaaaaaatataaattttgatattttcaattttgcttgcgcaggcaaggagtttgcttgcgcaggcaaggagtcatgtcatacacacgttcagttatgcctgcacaagtgaactgtgcaggcataaccatcggttataacctagtgtgtgtggccggctttatactactctttggtccGGTGAACGCACTGTAATTATAATCTGTGGTACTAATTGACTTTTTTGACAGTGACAGACTTCAGATTCTCGTTGGCTTGTTTGTATACCCTGATTACACTGCGAAGTATTTTGAGTTTGAAATGGCTGAAATTGCAGTCAAGAATGTGGAAAATGCTTGCGAAACTGCAGAAGAATTCACCAGAGTATTCTATAAGCAAGTGGACAACAGCAGACACTTAACCTCAAAATTGTACCTGGACACCGGACTTTTAGTTTGGAATGGTAACGGCATAACTGGCAGTGACAGAATTCAGCAGTTTTTGTTGGACTTGCCAGCTAGCAACCATGTGCTGAAAACTCTGGACGCCCAACCGATAGCGGAAACTCTAGTGAACAATAAGCTGACATACCTGATCCAAGCGTGTGGAGACGTGACCTACCAGAATGACGAAGTAAAGAAGCCATTCCAGCAGACCTTCCTGATTGTGGCGGTCGACGGCAAGTGGAAAATTGCGTCAGATTGCTTTAGATTGCAAGTACCATACTCTACATAACATGGTGCAATTGGTAGACAGGAAAATGAATTGTGTGTTAACTTTATGCTAAGGATATAAGTGGACAAGTGTTTGATTCCGGGACTTGATATCCTTAAGaagaatatgtaataaaaaccaCCATTGTAAAGTATCATTTATAATGTTTGATATAAATGTAATATTCATATATTGCTGGCTTTTCATTTTACTTCTTTGGCCCTTGGTCAATTGCAGTTTTTATACAGGATTTATAATTAGGGGTTTTTGCTAGTTTATAAACTGGCTTTTCTTAACATATCAGTGATTAGGAAACAGCTATTTGTGAGAGAACTTTGCATTTGAGGTGTGACTGACTCACTAGTTGAACCgccagtttatttttaatttgcgtAATGCTGATGATGGGCAGTAAAaacttttaagtaggtttaataaaaacaagaatagattaaatacttatattgtttatttacaGCTTAAATGTACACAGctaatacaaatatattatatcttTGTAAAATTATTGTATCTTACTTGCATCATGATCACAGATTATTTTCCTACGAAACAGAGCATTAAAAGGCTCTTGGTCATTTCACATTACTGTTTTCATGAAAATTTAGTACTTAAGTGTGTCCATTCATTAAAGTTGCATTCTTGTTCACTatctgtacttatgtaaattacaAATTTCCAGAAAAACATTTCTTCATGTAACATGTTGCGGCATAAAATGTTACAAGTAAAACAGCTTCTCATGGTGTTGGTGTTCATTAAGGAAAAGCCTTTGGGTGGATGTTTACGCCTTATACCTTAGAATAATCACCTAGGTATGTGTTGCATTCAGGACAATAGTGCTTGACCCTTTTAAATGTTGGTATTAAATAAGGTATACCCGCAAAGCAACACAAACAGCACCAactgaaaattaaatataaatatttgtcaTGAAGAGTTTCAGCACAAACCTTATTTGTCTCTGTAGGACTAGGTAGATTTGAGTAAGACTGtcccaaaatatttattatatgtaaaaataaactaaggAAAAGGTAAGCGAGGGTGAGGTGAATGAACTCTATTAAATTACAAGCAATTTTTCTTCCCAATTGTGGACTTTTTCTCCTCATATCATATTGCCACATAATATCCTAGTCACTGTAATGTGTGGTTTCAAATGCCTTTACTGGTTTTCAACCGATTAGGTGGTGAAAATAGCTTACAATAATTCAAGACAGAATTCACAAAATAATCGAGTGAATACAACTATGAATTGTAACCTTTCCATAATATCAGTACTTGTACTTACCATGTAAATCCGAAGATAAAACCAGCCATCATGTGAGTTTTCCTTGTATTTACGTATTCCACTCTAGTCAATACTCTTTTATAGCATTTGCTGCAAGGGAAAAACATTGGAGCATTTTTTAGTGGAGGTTGTATAATTATGGTCTCCCTGATCACTGTGTGAGGCTGCACATCCTGCACAGTGTAAGGCGGAGGTAGGTCTCTGTGGTATCCCACTGTTTCCATGTGTACATTGATCTCTGCCCTTGAGGAGTCACTTTGTTCACAATTGCCACCACTGTTAGTACCCATATTCATTTTTGTTTGATGCATATTTTCCACATAAGTCATACCTGCTTATAGATATCATTTATCTACTTATCTTGCCCAGCTATGTTTCTTATCagtgttattacttattagtgtGGGTACTTATCTAGTTAGTTCAGATAACAAATAGATATGTAAATGCTTAGGTATTTAAGGAAAAAATATAGATTCGAAGAAAAACACTGTATTCTTATTTAACTAAgcttttattaatatgtataattttcacATGCTTTTTTATATCTGTAAAGAAGTATATTTAACATGGTCTACTTAACTCTTTTAACGCCACCCTAATATGCAATAGACCAGGACTACCAGGAGCCTGCCGCCAACCCAACGTCTTCGTTGGTTCGTTGACAAGTGTtggcccgagtggacgctcgacttgggcgtgcagcggggcggggcgtgcggcgtgcatgttaaacaaatgcaagcgtataggagcggccttagtgccagtgttggccgaaacgttaatgcaattgaaaatgttagctattaaccattataaattgaaccttaaaccgtaacggacgattacagtttatggttcaatttataatggttaatggccaacattttcaattgcattaacgtttcggccaacactgcttagtgcacgctgctcaaatcacttgtgagcccgacgccaagctgcacgccccgccgaacgctccgcttcgagcgtccactcaggccttacacttatttgactctatcgctcttgcatattcgagccaACGAACGAAATGGTTCGCGGTTACATTACAGACCAGACGTCTTATGGGGAAGTAGGTTGTCTAATTGAACCTTTTAAGTtgcttttaagtaatttttgggTTGGCTCAAGTTGCCGGTCATACATTTTTCGCGACGGTCTACTTATTGCTAGTTCAAaccattttagtaggtattgcaTTTAATACTTATAAAAAGTGTATCACATGCTAGACTCGTACTTGATTtgttagtaaaataataatttagctaGCTATTGTATCGCATTTTTTGCTTTGACAATGTGTACTGAGAATTACTATTGTTGATGGCACTGAAAAGGTAAACCAAGGGataatattatttcataaaccaataattaggtacagtcgagttcataatAGTTATATACAATACAAGTCGCAAAGTTCGCaatgagttgcgaattacctattcgcacgtgtatcgtacaacgttttacagtacatatggccctttaaaatttcgacgtagttacgtaatgtgcttattatagcacagggtgtgatgtactgtaaatatatatacatttctTCATCTTAATccattgtaataaggtgaataaatgtataggtacatattacatattttaagACTGTTCTACCTATACTCAAttataaatgtacctaaaatgAACCAATTTAATGATGTGCCACTATGTACCTGAACACAAAGAGTTAGTATAAGACCACTCAGCTTTATACAGGTGATTTGTTAAGCCCGTCTCTGAGACgtgaatatgtaggtcataataatattaatttaacaaCATTCCCTACCTACGGAACAgcaattttttttcatgttctgGGTTCAAGTTTTGCAAGGGTTAGCTTAGCCCCACAGTAAGAGTATCTACACATATATTCACCTCTCAGAGTAGGTAATAGACACACATATCAAGATCATCCTGTATTTGTAGTAGTCGTGACAATCTTGTGGCCAACAATCTAAATTGGTTGACTATATCCAATACTAATAACAATAAATCACCAACAAATTTAAATGAACTTAGTTttgaatcataaaaaaaattaaaattggcacctaatacctacctaaagtacctaatgtacatatgaagaacaaaaaaaaaacaaaacaaagccTAATAAAGTAACATCTTTTGTAGTATGTACTCTAGTAAAGTAGATATAACACGGgacaaaaattacatttcattttacaaaaataactcTTGACAAATAATTGCCAGGTTAGTATTGGAATGTTTCAAAAAGTAAGCTGCCTTTGATATAAATAACATATAGATTATAGGGGTAAGAATCAGGGTTATACATGTCAACCTGGATTGAAAAGAATATTAGCACAATGATATGAAAAGTACCTACCCACAACagcaaaatattaacaattatttGGTAATACTACACGGTAAAAAGCTAGTCAGTCGAAAAATGAAAGGTACTTCATTTAACTTAGGTATTTATAAGCAGGATTCTACACCCCTCATTCTCAGCCAAAGCTTTCGGATACACGTTAAATTTACAAGGATGTATATTCTAATACCTAAGCATGTTGACATgattaatatatgtaggtatattcttTAGAAAACTGGAATCGACAAAAAAACGGAACGatctaaaaaattaaaattacctatataaatagtAAAACAAGTCCGGCTATACCATACCCTTGGCCACACACTTAGCCTTCTTTATCCAAACTTTCGTGTTGTATATACTGTTTAATACCGAACAAGAAAGTGACGTAGCCATATCTCACATATCTGCCCAGGTACAACGGCCAAGTGCGTAGCCGAGGTCAGATGGAGAAAGCGACGTTGCGTATGTGGATTAGCCACTTTACTACTCCGGTAGCCGCGCCGGCGACGAGGAAGAAACCGACGTGTGAACAAAACGGTTTTTTCATTGCCTGCTGTTTACACTCTCGCACGATCGTTCATCGCTTCTAGCTAACCGTCGGCGGTCGGAATTATTATTCacaaacagtaggtacagtcacgatcagTGATTGTTActccatttagggttctagctaaattggacaatcgatagcgtaagtatggtacgaccaatttagctaggaccctaaatggcgtaacaatctcGTGTTGTGTTTTGTAATATATAAAACATGAAGGTATTTACCTACAGAGTTCTCCAAGACATTGTTACAAACATTTTGTTTGCCCTCAGTGGAGTGCCGTGACAAAATTTCtcgcgcgagatagactacacgTTTCTAaatcgcgggcgagatactgtagCGGCACTGTTGTGTTAAGCCAGCAGCTATGGCCAGCAGGCAGTACAACATTATGGATTGTATGGTATGGTTCATAACTATATTTAAATCTATCAAatataaaagtttattaaatcCACTATCTAAATTATTCTTTCAGCTAATTCATGTCTTACAATGTTCATGAGGCTTAGActgaatatattaaaatagtgcTTGATTTCATTATAAAAATAGTACATAATTTACAACATTTATATATGAGCTAAATGTAAAAAGAGTATGAGGCAAAAGTATATAAAATTGATAGGCCATGATAGCAGCACTACGATAGATGTTTTACTAGTATAATAGTTAACTAACTTGGAAATGTAATTATCTTGATCAAGGGCTTATTGAAGGGCACAATAAgatagataattaattaataagtcATTGCTATTGTCAACTTGTAAGAGGGTAAAAATTCATAAGAATGTTTAGCATTTGGTGCTCTTTCCGACAAATGTGTTGCAGTTGGGGCAGTAGTGTTCCGCGTCCTTGAATGTGTCGAAGCAGTATGGCACCAGCCCGAGGCAGCACAGAGAGCACACCCTGGAATAACAATTAGAATATTTGTACTAATATTACTAAGAATTAATATTTCTACTGTATGTGGCTCTGTGTACATATCGCCCATTAACGTAATGTGTCATTCAGACACTTGTTAAGAGATTGCACAAACATTGCAAAATTATGCTCATTTGATGAGTCATAACACTCATAACATAAGTGAAACCGAGAATTAAGTGCAAAAATAGTAGatcttaaagtaataataaagcagTGATTGTTGATAGAAAAGATGGTTACTCATAACCATCTTTCTTATGTTTTAGTCTCTCAAGACTAAAACATAAGAAACATTAATGGTTAAGGGATAGAAAAGTTTGTAACAACCTTAATACtgttgtaattattttttctatataATATGAAAATTTATGTTTGTCATTGCagcaatatttaaaataattttaatatgatgTATGAAAACACGGTAAAGTATGGGAAAACAGGTTTTTATCACAaggaaaaatattgcaataattACTAGTAGACGTAGTTCAAGTTTTATGTTTTGtgtattttgataaaaaagcggccaagtgtgagtcggactcgcccatgaagggtttcgtatttaggcgatttatgacgtattaaaaaaaactacttgctagatctcgttcaaaccaattttcggtggaagtttacatggtaatgtacatcatatattttttttagttttatcattctcttattttagaagttagggggggggacacacattttaccactttggaagtgtctctcgcgcaaactattcagtttagaaaaaaatgatattagaaacctcaatatcatttttgaagacctatccatagataccccacacgtatgggtttgatgaaaaaaaaaattttgagtttcagttcgaagtatggggaaccccaaaaatttattgttttttttctatttttgtgtgaaaatcttaatgcggttcacagaatacatctacttaccaagtttcaacagtatagttcttatagtttcggagaaaagtggctgtgacatacggacggacagacagacggacagacagacagacatgacgaatctataagggttccgttttttgccatttggctacggaaccctaaaaaccactaGTCATCACCCTCAATCTTCAGACACGAGAATTCAAATGATATACATACCTAATTCCAACCTtaattgaatgaaatttaactGTCTAGATATTGTATTCAAGGTTTAATAATTGCTGATAGTTAAGtgctataattatgtaattatagAAACTTTAGTCTGTGATTATAGacacataaaaatacatatttcgcACAGATTGATTGTTGGTTATTGCAAGTAATGATGAACaatgaaaaactttttttataaaaagtgGTAATGCTTTTTGTCATAATAGAATTTGTGCCTTTTGTTACTAACAAATGAGCACACTTACATTGTAATAACACACACTGATCCAGCTACTAAATGGGTATGCCAGGCTGTTGTGTACGTAACTCTGGTGGTGACTACTTTGCCACAGTTGAAGCAAGTGATGGTCGTTGGCTCGCTGCCCACCGCCTGCGGCAGTACGATCCCCACGGGAACGgcgcccggcggcggcggcggcacgcCCGGCTGGGGTTGCGCCGTCGTGGCCCCGCTGGGCGGGTGCGGGTACACGCCCGCTGGAGTAAACGACTTCGGCGGCTGGTACGCAGCGTGAGGATCTACGAACGAACCCTCTGGAGCCACGAACCCGTACTGCGGATTACCGACGACCTCCGAATATGCGGGTGGAAGGTCGCTTGGAGCGGACGGAGTATTACTAGCCATTGTGACGAACTATAAACACTTCTATTAGAAGGCAATTAAATCACAACCCAAGAAACAGTTAATCAACAACAGAACGTAGTGTTTTCTCCGTATTAAAACAACGATTGTTAGTCACACTGAACTTTGAATTTACGAACGTATTTTAGTCGAAAAGTACAAAACGATAATAAATATGATTAGGATTTCCccaatgagtgaatgaatgaggaCAATCAGGACAATGACGTAAAAACATAAAGACAACtgtcaaaacaaaattttttttttttaataatacgagCATTGGCAACTTGGCCATCAGCTCAAACATAAAACGAAACAAATTACAATTCCAGCTTATACACAGTACAATGtgatatgaatttaaaagttaCATTACATTAGTCTATGTGTAAAGTAATTACAATGCCCAGCT of Cydia amplana chromosome 17, ilCydAmpl1.1, whole genome shotgun sequence contains these proteins:
- the LOC134656137 gene encoding NTF2-related export protein produces the protein MAEIAVKNVENACETAEEFTRVFYKQVDNSRHLTSKLYLDTGLLVWNGNGITGSDRIQQFLLDLPASNHVLKTLDAQPIAETLVNNKLTYLIQACGDVTYQNDEVKKPFQQTFLIVAVDGKWKIASDCFRLQVPYST
- the LOC134655636 gene encoding lipopolysaccharide-induced tumor necrosis factor-alpha factor homolog, which gives rise to MTYVENMHQTKMNMGTNSGGNCEQSDSSRAEINVHMETVGYHRDLPPPYTVQDVQPHTVIRETIIIQPPLKNAPMFFPCSKCYKRVLTRVEYVNTRKTHMMAGFIFGFTCWCCLCCFAGIPYLIPTFKRVKHYCPECNTYLGDYSKV
- the LOC134656074 gene encoding lipopolysaccharide-induced tumor necrosis factor-alpha factor homolog, whose product is MASNTPSAPSDLPPAYSEVVGNPQYGFVAPEGSFVDPHAAYQPPKSFTPAGVYPHPPSGATTAQPQPGVPPPPPGAVPVGIVLPQAVGSEPTTITCFNCGKVVTTRVTYTTAWHTHLVAGSVCVITMVCSLCCLGLVPYCFDTFKDAEHYCPNCNTFVGKSTKC